In a single window of the Arthrobacter zhangbolii genome:
- the nudC gene encoding NAD(+) diphosphatase gives MSIPAPAAEVSPLGLLPLARTAVDRGSARRVAPDLFEKIRGAAGTRVMYFAQGRTLVRDSVLVLQEPPETGFGEVPVYLGRTLEAAQVPLGTDVVLVTLAEPDPALAVDGAAWVSLRHAATELGALDAGLFVEAAAIANWHAGHTHCPRCGAGTVPEQGGWVRRCPEDGSSHFPRTDPAIIVSVIDAQDRILLGSAAAWPGNRYSTLAGFVEPGESLEAAVIREVEEESGVVVHSPQYLGSQPWPFPCSLMLGFTARAGDSVAQADGVEMSDVRWFSRTDLADAVSSGEITIAGPISIARNLIERWYGGPITEPEANARA, from the coding sequence ATGAGTATCCCGGCACCGGCAGCAGAAGTTTCCCCCCTGGGCTTGTTACCGCTGGCCCGGACAGCCGTGGACCGCGGCTCCGCGCGACGCGTCGCCCCTGACCTTTTCGAGAAAATCCGCGGTGCGGCCGGAACCCGGGTTATGTACTTCGCCCAGGGCAGGACGCTCGTCCGGGACTCCGTACTGGTTCTGCAGGAGCCGCCTGAAACCGGTTTCGGCGAGGTGCCCGTCTATCTTGGCCGCACGCTGGAGGCAGCGCAGGTGCCGCTGGGGACCGACGTCGTGCTGGTAACACTGGCCGAGCCCGATCCTGCGCTCGCGGTAGACGGCGCAGCCTGGGTAAGCCTTCGTCATGCGGCCACGGAACTCGGTGCCCTGGATGCGGGCCTGTTCGTGGAGGCCGCGGCCATCGCGAACTGGCACGCGGGGCACACCCACTGTCCGCGCTGCGGCGCCGGAACCGTTCCGGAGCAGGGCGGCTGGGTCCGCCGCTGTCCCGAGGACGGCAGCTCGCATTTCCCGCGCACCGACCCGGCCATCATCGTCTCCGTTATCGACGCCCAGGACCGGATCCTGCTCGGTTCCGCGGCAGCCTGGCCCGGCAACCGCTATTCCACGCTCGCCGGTTTCGTGGAACCGGGCGAGTCGCTGGAGGCGGCGGTGATCCGTGAGGTGGAGGAGGAGTCGGGTGTGGTTGTCCACTCCCCGCAGTACCTCGGTTCCCAGCCGTGGCCGTTCCCGTGTTCACTGATGCTCGGGTTTACTGCCCGGGCCGGGGATTCCGTGGCGCAGGCCGACGGCGTGGAGATGTCCGATGTCCGCTGGTTCAGCCGCACCGACCTTGCCGACGCCGTGTCCAGCGGCGAAATTACCATTGCCGGCCCCATCTCCATCGCCCGGAACCTGATCGAGCGCTGGTACGGCGGGCCCATCACCGAACCGGAGGCCAACGCCCGCGCATGA
- a CDS encoding phosphotransferase yields the protein MELAAMASAAVPGLTPTGVAGSPDDAADFDAALLVDDAGRRWRVRSPKHLEASMRLETELLVLRTFVPAVRAELPFALPYVAGTVRQGELCTFVYSHLPGATRSIDQLMTAGKSVAAEIGRAMAAVHALPRDLVTKADLPSYSANEFRQRRLNELDQAATTGKIPSVLLRRWEHALEDVSLWRFKPTVVHGDLHEDNILLTGERVSAVTGWTDLRVGDPADDFAWLIAANDPGFTRNVHEAYLEAGKDPEDPHLIRRAALSAEFALAQWLVRGVAAENDAMVDEAVEMLRTLEEDVRAQEAADKRSGQARAAEARASVARPEGTVTPASESSPAAASTAERPASTTGTTGVETSVASKGKAKVTVAPIAPDSAPAITRPDAPGEDTSAGKTAGSDEPLAEVIALPARADGTEPETTAPDTTAPDAAEADTDPAEQDKAGSSPAGDTGDEEKIAADADTARKPKNRLGDTAEPGSPEDGDGTAGKPGPAGPATTSLPLAPVPDK from the coding sequence ATGGAATTGGCTGCAATGGCCAGCGCTGCCGTCCCAGGGCTGACCCCCACCGGCGTTGCCGGTTCCCCCGACGACGCCGCGGATTTCGACGCCGCGCTGCTGGTTGACGATGCCGGGCGCCGGTGGCGCGTCCGGTCCCCCAAGCACCTCGAAGCCAGCATGCGGCTGGAAACCGAGCTGCTGGTGCTGCGCACCTTCGTGCCTGCGGTCCGGGCTGAATTGCCGTTTGCGCTTCCCTATGTTGCCGGAACTGTCCGTCAGGGCGAGCTGTGCACGTTCGTTTATTCCCATCTGCCCGGAGCCACGCGCAGTATCGATCAGCTGATGACTGCCGGAAAGTCCGTGGCGGCGGAGATCGGACGGGCCATGGCCGCCGTCCACGCCCTCCCCCGCGACCTGGTTACCAAGGCGGACCTTCCCAGCTACAGTGCCAATGAATTCCGCCAGCGCCGGCTGAACGAGTTGGACCAGGCCGCCACCACCGGAAAGATCCCCTCCGTGCTGCTGCGGCGCTGGGAACATGCCCTCGAGGATGTCTCGCTCTGGCGGTTCAAGCCAACAGTGGTTCACGGTGACCTGCATGAAGACAACATCCTGCTCACCGGCGAGCGGGTCAGTGCCGTTACCGGCTGGACGGATCTTCGCGTCGGCGACCCGGCTGACGACTTCGCCTGGCTGATTGCCGCCAATGATCCAGGCTTCACCCGGAACGTGCATGAGGCCTATCTCGAAGCCGGCAAGGATCCGGAGGATCCGCACCTGATCCGCCGTGCCGCCCTGTCCGCCGAGTTTGCCCTGGCCCAGTGGCTGGTGCGCGGCGTTGCCGCGGAGAATGACGCCATGGTGGACGAAGCCGTGGAGATGCTCCGCACCCTGGAAGAGGACGTGCGTGCCCAGGAAGCCGCCGACAAACGCTCGGGGCAGGCCCGGGCAGCAGAGGCACGCGCTTCGGTCGCCCGGCCGGAGGGAACGGTAACCCCTGCATCGGAGTCTTCACCGGCGGCCGCCTCCACGGCGGAACGCCCTGCCTCCACCACCGGGACCACCGGCGTCGAAACCTCCGTTGCTTCGAAGGGGAAGGCCAAGGTAACGGTCGCCCCGATAGCGCCGGACTCCGCTCCCGCGATCACCCGCCCGGATGCTCCCGGCGAGGACACCTCCGCCGGGAAAACCGCCGGATCGGATGAACCCCTGGCCGAGGTCATTGCGCTGCCGGCCCGCGCTGATGGCACGGAACCCGAAACGACAGCACCGGATACTACGGCACCTGACGCCGCGGAAGCGGACACGGACCCGGCGGAACAGGACAAGGCCGGATCCTCACCCGCCGGGGACACCGGCGACGAAGAAAAGATCGCCGCCGACGCAGACACCGCACGCAAACCGAAGAACAGGCTCGGGGATACGGCGGAGCCGGGCAGCCCGGAAGACGGCGACGGCACGGCGGGTAAGCCCGGCCCTGCCGGCCCTGCCACCACGTCCCTGCCCCTGGCTCCGGTCCCGGACAAGTAG
- a CDS encoding ATP-dependent helicase, with protein sequence MSAVTDEGSSGAPEAAQAPKYSARELAELLHTDPHSSVQYPTPDQIGIIEGPLEPLLVIAGAGSGKTKTMADRVVWLVANGLVRPEQILGVTFTRKAAGELASRIRGRLNLLYRQLDGAEGQAGDNGEPGPGGDERLDPSVSTYHSYANGIVNDYGLRIGVERDSVMLGGAQAWQLANEVVEAYSGEYDHFTAAKSTLVNAVLQMAGECSEHLRTPAEVRAELQTHVDAVSALPYHFGKPKEPTQAARKLLNRLRTRITVTEVVEAYRRAKAERRQLDFGDLVELAARIAATIPEAVEMERAKYKVVLLDEFQDTSHAQMVLFSSLFGDGRAVTAVGDPHQSIYGFRGASAGQLGTFREKFPLIGEHRRDLAPLANLSVAWRNSTSVLAAANTVAGQLNDAAPWLKHQRLPNVPALEAKPNAPVGEVYLGRYLCDVSVEPGKGNPERILGEAEAVAEQVAYHRERFFERDERNQGVRPTVAVLCRGRKQFEPIRKELELRGIPVQIVGLGGLLSTPEVVDLLAVLRVLGDPGRSDSMLRILAGARWRLGPADLMALADWSRHLVRVRERAVRVADAAEIHGPDEAPDLVVEADLVEAGSLVEAVDSLPRPGWVSNAGRSLSEEGLRRLTVLRDELRDLRGFVGEDLTTLIGEVERRILLDIEVAAKPGVTLHESRRNLDAFIDAAATFSSAAERVDLAAFLAWLEAADSEENGLPVTPLEPSREAVQLLTVHASKGLEWDIVVVPGLNEASFPSDKDSRWSSGDAAVPWTLRGDSLDLPQWEWDQIDQKTWLESEKLFSEDAKGHAEREERRLAYVAFTRAKSVLICTSSAWGGGRSKPLAPSRYLRDLYDLEQEGAAGYRLLQWVSPEEEGTENPANAEAERARWPLDPLGARRPRMEAAARSVLAAAERQAADRALSPDGADVPVPDGRWGRETELLLARHRPPNEVVQVELPAHISASMLVDLKDDPAEVTRQLRRPVPRQPGMAARKGTAFHAWVEEFFGSSGMLDIDEYPGAADAYVDEAYQLEDMMATFEASEWAQRTPAYIEVPVETKVNAVVVRGRIDAVFQDADGTWDLIDWKTGAPPSSSKLDVRAVQLAVYRLAWSRLKGVALEKVRAAFYYVAADKLIRPFNLAGEAELERIIGEAAKTPSAGF encoded by the coding sequence ATGAGTGCCGTCACTGACGAGGGCTCCAGCGGAGCGCCGGAGGCTGCACAGGCGCCGAAGTACAGCGCCCGCGAGCTTGCCGAACTGCTGCACACCGATCCCCATTCCTCGGTGCAGTACCCCACACCGGACCAGATCGGCATTATCGAAGGTCCGCTGGAGCCCCTGCTGGTGATCGCCGGCGCCGGGTCCGGGAAAACCAAAACCATGGCCGACAGGGTGGTCTGGCTCGTGGCCAACGGGCTGGTCCGGCCGGAACAGATTCTGGGCGTGACCTTCACCCGGAAAGCGGCGGGCGAACTCGCCAGCAGGATCAGGGGACGCCTGAACCTGCTGTACCGGCAGCTGGACGGGGCCGAGGGGCAGGCCGGAGACAACGGGGAACCAGGTCCCGGCGGTGACGAGCGCCTGGACCCCAGCGTTTCGACCTACCACTCCTACGCCAACGGAATCGTCAACGACTACGGTCTGCGGATCGGGGTGGAACGTGATTCGGTGATGCTCGGCGGTGCCCAGGCCTGGCAGCTGGCCAACGAAGTGGTGGAAGCCTACTCCGGCGAATACGACCATTTCACTGCCGCGAAATCCACCCTGGTCAATGCCGTCCTGCAAATGGCGGGGGAGTGCTCCGAGCATCTGCGCACACCAGCCGAGGTGCGGGCCGAGCTTCAGACGCACGTAGATGCGGTTTCTGCGCTGCCGTATCACTTCGGCAAACCCAAGGAGCCCACGCAGGCTGCCCGGAAGCTGCTCAACCGGCTGCGTACGCGCATCACGGTAACGGAAGTGGTGGAAGCGTACCGGCGGGCCAAAGCCGAGCGCCGGCAGCTGGACTTCGGTGATCTGGTGGAGCTTGCTGCCAGGATTGCCGCCACCATTCCCGAAGCAGTGGAAATGGAACGTGCCAAATACAAGGTGGTCCTGCTGGACGAATTCCAGGACACTTCCCACGCGCAGATGGTGCTCTTCTCCAGCCTGTTCGGTGACGGCCGGGCCGTGACGGCCGTAGGCGACCCGCACCAGTCCATCTACGGTTTCCGTGGCGCCTCCGCCGGCCAGCTGGGGACGTTCCGCGAGAAGTTCCCGCTGATAGGCGAACACCGCAGGGACCTGGCGCCGCTCGCGAACCTGTCAGTGGCCTGGCGTAACTCCACATCCGTGCTGGCCGCCGCCAACACGGTTGCCGGGCAGCTCAACGATGCTGCCCCCTGGCTGAAACACCAGCGGCTCCCGAACGTGCCCGCACTCGAAGCCAAGCCGAACGCGCCGGTCGGCGAAGTCTATTTGGGGCGCTACCTGTGCGACGTATCGGTGGAACCGGGCAAGGGCAACCCGGAACGGATTCTCGGAGAAGCTGAAGCCGTGGCAGAGCAGGTGGCCTACCACCGGGAGCGGTTCTTCGAACGCGATGAGCGGAACCAGGGGGTCCGGCCGACCGTGGCTGTGCTGTGCCGCGGACGGAAGCAGTTCGAACCCATTCGGAAGGAACTGGAACTGCGCGGCATTCCCGTGCAGATCGTTGGACTCGGCGGACTGCTGTCAACACCGGAAGTCGTGGACCTCCTGGCTGTCCTGCGGGTGCTGGGCGATCCGGGGCGTTCGGACTCGATGCTGCGTATCCTGGCCGGGGCGCGCTGGCGTCTGGGCCCGGCAGATCTGATGGCGCTGGCTGATTGGTCCCGGCACCTGGTCCGGGTCCGGGAACGGGCAGTGCGGGTGGCCGATGCTGCGGAGATTCACGGTCCGGACGAAGCGCCGGACCTCGTGGTGGAGGCCGATCTCGTGGAGGCAGGGAGCCTTGTGGAAGCTGTGGATTCCCTGCCGCGGCCCGGCTGGGTTTCCAATGCGGGCCGGTCCCTTTCCGAAGAGGGCCTGCGCAGGCTGACAGTGCTGCGTGATGAACTGCGGGACCTGCGCGGGTTTGTGGGCGAGGACCTGACCACACTGATCGGGGAAGTGGAGCGGCGGATCCTGCTGGACATTGAAGTGGCGGCCAAGCCCGGTGTCACGCTGCACGAATCCCGCCGCAACCTGGACGCCTTCATTGACGCTGCAGCCACGTTCAGTTCTGCTGCGGAACGGGTGGACCTGGCCGCGTTCCTGGCCTGGCTGGAAGCCGCCGACAGTGAGGAAAACGGCCTGCCCGTCACGCCGCTGGAACCCAGCCGCGAAGCGGTGCAGCTGCTCACCGTCCACGCCTCCAAGGGCTTGGAATGGGACATTGTGGTTGTCCCCGGCCTGAATGAAGCATCCTTCCCCAGCGATAAGGATTCACGCTGGAGCAGCGGCGACGCGGCCGTGCCCTGGACCCTTCGGGGGGACAGCCTGGACCTGCCGCAGTGGGAATGGGACCAAATTGACCAGAAGACCTGGCTGGAGAGCGAAAAGCTCTTCAGCGAAGATGCGAAGGGGCACGCAGAGCGGGAGGAACGCCGGCTTGCCTACGTGGCCTTCACGCGCGCCAAATCGGTGCTGATCTGCACTTCCTCCGCCTGGGGCGGCGGACGCTCCAAACCGCTGGCACCATCCCGGTACCTAAGGGACCTCTATGACCTGGAGCAGGAGGGCGCAGCCGGTTACCGGCTCCTGCAATGGGTCAGTCCCGAGGAAGAAGGGACCGAGAACCCGGCGAACGCTGAAGCGGAACGGGCGCGCTGGCCGCTGGATCCGCTGGGAGCGCGCCGCCCGCGGATGGAAGCGGCGGCCCGGTCCGTCCTGGCTGCTGCGGAGCGGCAGGCCGCTGACCGTGCCTTGTCCCCGGACGGCGCGGATGTCCCGGTGCCGGACGGCCGCTGGGGGCGGGAAACGGAGCTGCTGCTGGCTCGGCACCGGCCGCCGAATGAAGTGGTGCAGGTGGAACTCCCCGCCCACATCTCGGCGTCCATGCTGGTGGACCTGAAGGATGATCCGGCTGAGGTGACCCGTCAGCTTCGGCGTCCGGTTCCCCGCCAGCCCGGTATGGCCGCCCGCAAGGGCACCGCTTTCCACGCCTGGGTGGAGGAGTTCTTCGGTAGCAGCGGCATGCTGGATATCGACGAGTACCCCGGGGCTGCCGACGCATACGTGGATGAGGCGTACCAGCTCGAGGACATGATGGCGACCTTCGAGGCATCCGAATGGGCGCAGCGGACGCCCGCCTATATTGAGGTTCCGGTGGAAACCAAGGTGAACGCCGTGGTTGTCCGAGGGCGTATCGACGCGGTTTTCCAGGACGCCGACGGCACCTGGGACCTGATCGACTGGAAAACCGGTGCCCCGCCGTCGTCCTCGAAGCTGGACGTCCGCGCCGTGCAGCTGGCCGTGTACCGGCTTGCCTGGTCCCGGCTGAAGGGTGTGGCGTTGGAGAAGGTCCGCGCCGCGTTCTATTACGTGGCGGCGGACAAACTTATCCGGCCGTTCAACCTGGCCGGGGAAGCCGAGCTGGAGCGCATCATCGGTGAGGCAGCGAAGACCCCGTCCGCCGGATTCTGA
- a CDS encoding GntR family transcriptional regulator — protein sequence MIDDSRPIFQQIAERVEGDILDEILREESQVPSTNEFAAFYRINPATAAKGINLLVDEGILYKRRGIGMFVAPGAREAVLKKRREQFYQQYVRPLTLEARRLGIDDEQLSGLIHRSTADTEGSMAP from the coding sequence TTGATTGATGACAGCAGGCCGATCTTCCAGCAGATCGCAGAACGCGTCGAAGGCGACATCCTTGACGAAATCCTCAGAGAGGAAAGCCAAGTGCCGTCCACCAACGAGTTCGCCGCCTTCTACCGGATCAACCCGGCAACCGCAGCCAAGGGGATCAACCTCCTGGTCGATGAAGGCATCCTCTACAAGCGCCGCGGCATCGGCATGTTTGTTGCCCCCGGCGCCCGGGAAGCCGTTCTGAAGAAGCGCCGCGAGCAGTTCTATCAGCAGTATGTCCGTCCGCTGACTCTCGAAGCCCGGAGGCTCGGGATCGATGACGAGCAGCTCTCCGGCTTAATCCACCGCAGCACCGCCGACACCGAAGGGAGCATGGCGCCATGA
- a CDS encoding ABC transporter ATP-binding protein — MTAGTENVIETRNLTRRYRDQLALDNVNLSISGGRIYGLLGRNGAGKTTLMSILTAQGFESAGEVRVFGEHPFENERVLRRLCFVRESQKYPDDFTAANAFASARLFYPNWDAGYAASLAEDFHLPLKRRIKKLSRGQLSAVGVILGLASRADITFFDEPYLGLDAVARQIFYDRLVQDFAEHPRTILLSSHLIDEVANLLEHIIVIDDGRIVLDDDAENIRGSAITVTGTAEVVEAFASGRTVLHRESLGSLVSLTLEHRMDDGERREAAELGLQLTPVSLQQLVVRKSLQPDGLEKPGTGAPSLEAFK; from the coding sequence ATGACCGCCGGCACCGAGAACGTGATAGAAACCCGGAACCTGACACGCCGCTACCGGGACCAGCTAGCGCTCGACAATGTGAACCTGAGCATTTCCGGCGGCCGGATTTACGGGCTGCTCGGCCGCAACGGGGCCGGTAAAACCACGCTGATGTCGATCCTGACCGCCCAGGGGTTTGAGTCCGCGGGTGAGGTGCGGGTCTTTGGGGAACACCCCTTCGAAAATGAGCGGGTGCTGCGCAGGCTGTGCTTTGTCCGCGAGTCGCAGAAGTATCCGGATGACTTCACGGCCGCGAATGCCTTCGCGTCGGCCCGGCTGTTCTACCCCAATTGGGACGCCGGATACGCCGCCTCCCTCGCGGAAGACTTTCACCTCCCGTTGAAGCGCCGGATCAAGAAACTTTCCCGCGGCCAGCTCTCCGCCGTCGGCGTGATCCTCGGACTGGCTTCGCGCGCAGACATCACGTTTTTCGACGAACCCTATCTGGGCCTCGACGCCGTTGCCCGCCAGATCTTCTATGACCGGCTGGTTCAGGACTTTGCCGAACACCCGCGCACCATCCTGCTTTCCTCACATCTGATCGATGAGGTGGCCAATCTGCTGGAACACATCATCGTGATCGACGACGGCCGGATAGTCCTGGACGATGACGCCGAGAACATCCGGGGCAGTGCCATCACCGTGACCGGAACGGCGGAAGTCGTGGAGGCCTTCGCTTCCGGCCGGACGGTGTTGCACCGCGAATCCCTGGGATCGCTCGTGTCGCTGACCCTGGAGCACCGAATGGACGACGGCGAGCGCCGGGAAGCCGCCGAACTCGGACTGCAGCTGACACCCGTGTCCCTGCAGCAACTCGTTGTCAGGAAATCCCTGCAACCCGATGGCCTGGAGAAACCCGGCACCGGCGCACCTAGCCTGGAGGCGTTCAAATGA